Proteins found in one Oryza glaberrima chromosome 4, OglaRS2, whole genome shotgun sequence genomic segment:
- the LOC127769693 gene encoding LOW QUALITY PROTEIN: myb-related protein 306-like (The sequence of the model RefSeq protein was modified relative to this genomic sequence to represent the inferred CDS: deleted 1 base in 1 codon) gives MGRPPCCDKVGVKRGPWTPEEDLMLVSYIQEHGAGNWRAVPTNTGLMRCSKSCRLRWTNYLRPGIKRGNFTEQEEKLIVHLQALLGNRWASMA, from the exons ATGGGGAGGCCGCCGTGCTGCGACAAGGTTGGGGTGAAGAGA GGGCCATGGACGCCGGAGGAGGACCTGATGCTGGTCTCCTACATCCAGGAGCACGGCGCCGGCAACTGGCGCGCCGTGCCGACCAACACCG GGCTGATGCGTTGCAGCAAGAGCTGCCGGCTCCGGTGGACGAACTACCTCCGGCCGGGGATCAAGCGGGGGAACTTCACCGAGCAGGAGGAGAAGCTCATCGTCCACCTCCAGGCTCTCCTCGGCAACcg ATGGGCGTCCATGGCATAA